From Anopheles funestus chromosome 3RL, idAnoFuneDA-416_04, whole genome shotgun sequence, a single genomic window includes:
- the LOC125772337 gene encoding WD repeat-containing protein 19, producing the protein MSNEKVLYRHEEPHGQGDVYFLWQTGASAQLLASTGSDGTVAIFNRQGQLQERIVLQGLCAGFAWDRDGDVLAMITASSHQLIIWDSNSQKKQTVDIGLRDLPSCIIWSKKIAILAVGTSRGNLSIYNHISTKRIPILGKHTKRITCGAWSTENILALGSEDKYLTLSNEEGDTLRSIQLRDCPSDMYFAEMKTDERVPGENTISMILGKRTLFLYHLPEPDSPTELGFQQRYGSLLQHKWFADGYILLGFSLGHVVAISTHPREVGQELWQVKNHRDSLNSIAVCKELELIASCGDNNVKVHSMTNLQETVKILSLPDQAALKHVEWSTDGQLLGVTTSQGAICVFVTKLHSLYAVAPPRIALLSSLAEIAIYHYAPDRQKSTPVLITLEIEPSFLTIGPYHMACGMNNHVWFYDLGRSLSDTPLLLGDREYMSEIKQVALSSDYCAVLCGGQIMLHTIESSNEATQNREPKIFPDEIRGLAESVITCLGLTNDFLCFATDLGNIVYFSLENWSTVLQFRHQVGIRAIYPDVDGTRLIFIDDHSQGYLFIAACDEALRISDFPKYCTGVLWDFSQPHIFVANDRNTCITYAFVRVSVKGKMVEKVGTTSLISEQTPLMLYDGDLCLHGSGGKLTSIILDTHANKPGRDVKEQLRTTKLMRKYGDAWELCKLMNDVDEWRELGMAAIADLNVAFAIKVFRNIGDVAMVYALEEVSQIEDLNTLAGFCAVLGNEIEEAKALFAKSGNPSEALELCRDLLQWEQAMALATTLAPEQLPFLAREYGAQLEFTGNHAEALMNFERGLKHTESESKQQQQEQHVKLCKAGIARTSIKCGDVRRGLQLALELNDKQLYIECGEAMLTAGHLSEAASMLEKGESWDKAAEIFINLKQWKKADTILPNVVSLKLHAAYGRAKEAEGHYADAINSYQLAGDLDGVVRIYLQYLDDPHSASEILLETRSMEGSKLLSKYFEQHGDYESAIQFLILCGCITEAFTIAQKQNKIVYYAEVLEQSASAKSGDFLELGGYFDSEKYTLLAGKYYFLGKEYAKALKLLLKAASVGNEENTALSLAIDCVASAGDEKLSNVLIEYLLGESDGIPKDPKLLFRLYMAKRQFKEAAKAAMIIANQEQIAGNYRSAHDLLFSMYQELKRNHLAIATDMKVTLALLHRYTLVRIHVKRGNHLLAAKLLLQVAKNISQFPSHVVPILTSTVIECHRTGLRKSAFEYAVMLMRSEHRSQIDAKYIKKIESIVRKAPRGQLEDEGEQESSPCPVCETPLPNMHIVCGQCKTTLPICIATGQHIVRDDVAACPECDFPAMKVEFIKILETTNNQCAMCGEEIDAGRLVDIDDIQPYINAGT; encoded by the exons ATGAGCAACGAAAAG GTTCTTTACCGTCATGAAGAACCACACGGCCAAGGTGATGTATATTTCCTATGGCAGACAGGTGCTTCTGCACAACTGTTGGCTAGCACCGGGAGCGATGGTACGGTGGCTATTTTCAACCGCCAAGGGCAACTGCAGGAACGAATTGTACTGCAGGg GCTTTGCGCTGGGTTTGCTTGGGATCGCGACGGAGACGTTCTGGCAATGATAACGGCCTCTTCACACCAGCTTATCATTTGGGATTCAAACTCGCAGAAAAAGCAAACCGTCGACATAGGACTTCGTGACCTGCCGAGTTGTATAATTTGGTCGAAGAAAATAGCCATTCTTGCGGTAGGAACGTCGCGCGGAAATCTGTCTATCTACAATCACATCTCCACAAAACGAATACCAATTCTTGGCAAGCACACGAAACGCATAACCTGCGGTGCTTGGTCCACGGAGAATATCCTTGCGCTTGGCAGTGAAGACAAATATCTCACTCTCAGCAATGAGGAGGGCGACACGTTGCGTTCGATCCAGCTTCGCGATTGTCCGAGTGATATGTATTTTGCCGAAATGAAGACAGACGAACGTGTGCCGGGAGAAAATACGATCAGTATGATTCTGGGCAAACGTACGCTCTTCCTCTACCATCTACCCGAACCGGACTCTCCCACGGAGCTAGGATTTCAGCAACGATACGGATCACTGCTGCAACACAAATGGTTTGCCGATGGATATATTCTGCTGGGTTTCAGCCTGGGTCATGTCGTAGCTATTTCAACGCACCCGCGCGAAGTCGGACAGGAGCTATGGCAGGTGAAAAATCATCGCGATTCGCTTAACAGTATTGCCGTTTGTAAGGAGTTGGAGCTTATTGCGTCCTGTGGAGATAATAA TGTAAAAGTTCATTCCATGACTAACCTGCAAGAAACCGTTAAGATTCTCAGTTTACCCGACCAGGCAGCCTTAAAGCACGTTGAATGGAGCACAGACGGACAGTTGCTCGGTGTAACGACATCTCAGGGTgcaatttgtgtgtttgtcacGAAGCTTCATTCGCTGTACGCAGTAGCACCGCCAAGAATAGCACTGTTATCGAGTTTGGCAGAGATAGCGATTTACCATTATGCACCGGATCGTCAAAAATCGACACCCGTACTTATAACGCTTGAAATTGAGCCATCGTTTTTGACGATCGGCCCGTACCACATGGCATGTGGTATGAACAATCACGTTTGGTTCTACGATCTTGGTCGTTCGTTGAGCGATACTCCGCTGCTGCTCGGTGATCGGGAGTACATGTCAGAAATCAAACAGGTGGCCCTTAGCTCCGACTATTGTGCCGTGCTGTGCGGTGGACAAATAATGCTACATACG aTTGAATCTTCAAACGAAGCGACACAGAATCGTGAACCGAAAATATTTCCGGATGAGATAAGAGGCTTGGCAGAGTCGGTTATAACGTGCCTTGGGTTGACAAATGATTTTCTATGCTTTGCAACAGAT CTTGGTAACatagtttatttttcgctCGAAAACTGGTCCACAGTGTTGCAGTTTCGTCATCAAGTCGGGATACGAGCTATATATCCGGATGTTGACGGTACAAGATTGATATTTATCGATGACCACAGCCAGGGCTATCTTTTCATCGCAGCTTGTGACGAAGCATTACGAATATCAGATTTCCCCAAATATTGTACCGGCGTTCTGTGGGACTTTTCGCAGCCACACATTTTCGTAGCAAATGATCGAAACACGTGTATCACATACGCATTCGTACGTGTATCTGTGAAAGGTAAAATGGTCGAAAAAGTCGGTACGACAAGTTTGATAAGTGAACAGACGCCTCTGATGCTGTACGATGGAGATCTCTGCCTACATGGCAGCGGAGGAAAGCTAACATCGATCATACTGGACACACACGCCAATAAACCTGGTCGCGATGTAAAGGAACAGCTTCGTACCACCAAACTGATGCGCAAGTACGGAGATGCCTGGGAACTTTGCAAATTGATGAATGATGTCGACGAATGGAGGGAGCTAGGAATGGCAGCTATTGCCGATTTGAATGTGGCTTTCG CAATTAAAGTGTTTCGTAATATTGGTGACGTTGCAATGGTTTATGCGCTAGAAGAAGTAAGTCAAATTGAGGATTTAAATACGCTGGCCGgattttgtgctgttttggGAAATGAAATAGAAGAAGCTAAAGCACTATTCGCTAAGAGCGGTAACCCATCCGAAGCGCTAGAGCTGTGCCGAGATCTACTGCAATGGGAGCAAGCGATGGCGCTGGCAACTACACTAGCACCGGAACAATTACCTTTCCTAGCGCGCGAGTATGGAGCACAGTTAGAATTCAC TGGAAACCACGCTGAAGCATTGATGAACTTTGAAAGAGGTCTTAAGCACACAGAGTCAGAAtccaaacaacagcaacaggagCAACATGTGAAACTGTGCAAAGCAGGCATCGCCCGAACTAGCATTAAGTGTGGTGATGTACGACGGGGGCTACAGCTGGCACTGGAGCTCAACGACAAGCAACTGTACATTGAATGTGGCGAAGCAATGCTGACTGCGGGACACTTGTCTGAAGCAGCTTCAATGCTCGAAAAGGGGGAAAGTTGGGACAAGGCAGCAGAAATATTCATTAATCTGAAGCAGTGGAAGAAAGCAGATACGATCTTGCCAAACGTCGTAAGCCTTAAACTGCACGCCGCCTATGGTAGGGCCAAAGAAGCCGAGGGACATTACGCCGATGCAATCAACAGTTACCAGCTTGCGGGAGATCTAGACGGTGTCGTCCGAATATATCTACAGTACCTTGATGATCCTCATTCGGCTTCGGAGATTCTACTGGAAACACGCTCCATGGAGGGATCGAAGCTGTTATCGAAATATTTTGAGCAGCATGGTGATTACGAGTCTGCGATACAGTTTCTGATACTGTGCGGATGCATAACAGAAGCATTCACGATAGCTCAAAAGCAGAACAAAATAGTGTACTATGCTGAGGTGCTCGAGCAGAGCGCCTCTGCGAAATCGGGTGATTTTCTTGAATTGGGAGGATATTTCGACAGTGAGAAGTACACCCTCCTAGCCGGCAAGTACTATTTTCTGGGCAAAGAATATGCTAAAGCTCTTAAACTGTTGCTAAAGGCGGCTTCCGtaggaaatgaagaaaacacgGCACTGTCTCTAGCTATTGATTGCGTTGCATCGGCTGGAGATGAGAAATTGTCCAACGTACTGATAGAGTATCTTTTGGGTGAGTCTGACGGCATACCGAAGGATCCGAAGCTGCTATTCCGGCTGTATATGGCTAAGCGTCAATTCAAAGAGGCAGCAAAAGCTGCCATGATCATTGCCAACCAAGAACAGATTGCCGGTAACTATCGCAGCGCTCACGATTTACTGTTCTCCATGTACCAAGAACTAAAACGCAACCATCTAGCTATTGCGACCGATATGAAAGTAACACTCGCTTTGCTGCATCGCTACACGCTGGTTCGAATTCATGTGAAACGAGGAAATCATTTGCTGGCAGCGAAGTTGTTGCTTCAAGTAGcgaaaaacatttcccaatTTCCGTCAC aTGTTGTTCCTATTCTAACCTCCACTGTCATCGAATGCCACCGAACGGGTCTTCGAAAATCTGCCTTCGAATACGCGGTAATGCTGATGCGGTCCGAGCACCGGAGCCAAATCGATGCGAAATACATAAAGAAAATCGAATCTATCGTTAGAAAAGCTCCACGTGGACAGTTAGAAGATGAAGGTGAACAAGAATCGAGTCCGTGCCCAGTTTGTGAAACACCACTCCCCAACATGCATATAGTTTGCGGACAGTGTAAAACGACATTACCAATATGTATTGCTACG GGACAACATATTGTTCGCGACGACGTAGCTGCATGTCCCGAGTGTGATTTCCCTGCGATGAAAGTGGAATTTATCAA AATTTTGgaaacaaccaacaaccaaTGTGCAATGTGTGGCGAAGAAATAGATGCTGGACGATTGGTCGATATCGATGACATACAACCATACATCAATGCTGGCACTTAA
- the LOC125772352 gene encoding rab proteins geranylgeranyltransferase component A codes for MEDDLPTEFDLIVIGTGLTESIIAAAASRVGKTVLHLDTNDYYGGYWASFNFDTFRKYLQTGISTDCTATESINNNFLRLNSLPTVIQNGRESWYNFAENGDVDGWNREKIEQEYRRFNIDLAPKLLYARGAMVDLLISSNICRYTEFRALDRVATVWDGRIMTVPCSRSDVFTSKDVNVIEKRLLMKFLQSCASYEENAEAQEDLNGKTFLEHLQTHKLTPNLVHYVLCAIAMGNERTPCQEGVAAVKKFLMSLGHYGNSPFLFPVYGCGEIPQCFCRLCAVFGGIYCLNKTVEGIQLETSGEGRKYESVKCGKQNITSKNLIVGQGYLSRTIFNTSTPAECAKHKPCGNLARAVILTNVPFGGASQNPGGGGVAIMKLPAVTDRTDGATVLQMSHTSGTCPKDIYLIHVTTAAVTQNPDEDLKPYIAQILSNDYSGPAVTAEEKEEQEERVQHENTTSTILYEAYFNIPSCLVCTENAHVSMPAGVRLVCGPYHELDYDQSIQQAKKCFHEIYPEEDFLPRAPDPEEIIIGEEEPVPEQEDSLTENNEPVDNASECRETESEAAVAQEAKEDTIDNAEECTEQKQ; via the exons ATGGAAGACGATTTACCGACAGAATTTGATTTAATAGTCATTGGAACAG GTTTGACGGAATCTATCATAGCAGCGGCTGCGAGTCGTGTTGGAAAAACGGTTCTACATTTAGATACTAATGACTATTATGGTGGATATTGGGCATCGTTCAACTTCGATACCTTTCGCAAGTATCTTCAGACAGGCATTTCCACGGATTGCACTGCAACAGAATCGatcaataataattttcttcgATTGAATTCACTACCAACGGTTATCCAAAATGGGCGAGAAAGTTGGTATAACTTTGCCGAAAACGGAGATGTGGACGGTTGGaaccgagaaaaaatcgaacagGAGTATCGCCGATTTAACATTGATCTTGCTCCAAAGTTGCTCTATGCCCGTGGTGCAATGGTGGATCTTTTGATCTCTTCCAACATTTGTCGGTACACCGAATTCCGAGCATTAGACAGAGTGGCCACCGTGTGGGATGGACGCATAATGACGGTGCCATGTTCCAGGTCGGATGTTTTTACCAGCAAAGACGTAAACGTAATTGAAAAACGGCTACTGATGAAGTTCCTACAGAGCTGTGCTTCGTACGAAGAAAACGCAGAAGCACAGGAGGACCTGAACGGTAAAACGTTTTTGGAACATTTGCAAACGCACAAATTAACACCGAACCTCGTCCACTACGTGTTATGCGCAATAGCGATGGGAAATGAACGCACACCGTGTCAAGAAGGGGTGGCTGCTgttaaaaaatttctcatgaGTCTCGGCCACTATGGAAACAGTCCGTTTCTATTTCCCGTGTACGGCTGTGGAGAGATACCCCAATGTTTCTGCCGACTGTGTGCCGTCTTTGGAGGAATCTattgtttaaacaaaacagtcGAAGGCATTCAACTAGAAACGAGCGGCGAGGGACGGAAATACGAATCGGTGAAatgtggtaaacaaaacattacatcGAAAAATTTGATCGTTGGTCAAGGGTACTTATCGCGAACGATATTCAACACGAGCACTCCTGCGGAATGTGCGAAACACAAGCCGTGTGGGAATTTGGCACGAGCCGTAATATTAACAAATGTGCCTTTCGGTGGCGCATCTCAGAATCCTGGAGGTGGCGGGGTGGCAATTATGAAGCTTCCGGCTGTGACTGACCGTACGGATGGTGCTACTGTACTACAGATGTCGCACACCAGCGGAACCTGTCCCAAAGATATTT ATCTTATTCATGTGACTACGGCAGCTGTAACTCAAAATCCGGACGAAGATCTAAAGCCATATATTGCTCAGATCCTCAGCAACGATTACTCGGGACCGGCAGTAAcagcagaagaaaaggaagaacagGAAGAAAGGGTGCAACATGAAAATACTACTTCAACCATTCTGTACGAAGCATACTTTAACATTCCCAGTTGCCTTGTATGCACTGAAAATGCACACGTATCCATGCCGGCGGGTGTTCGCCTAGTGTGCGGTCCCTATCACGAACTAGACTACGATCAAAGCATTCAGCAAgcgaaaaaatgtttccatgaAATTTATCCCGAAGAAGACTTTCTTCCTCGTGCTCCGGATCCCGAAGAAATTATCATTGGCGAAGAGGAACCGGTGCCGGAACAAGAAGATTCCTTAACAGAAAATAATGAACCAGTCGACAATGCTAGCGAATGTCGTGAAACGGAATCTGAAGCAGCAGTTGCCCAGGAAGCAAAGGAAGATACGATTGATAATGCGGAAGAATGCACTGAACAAAAACAGTAG
- the LOC125769915 gene encoding pyruvate dehydrogenase E1 component subunit beta, mitochondrial — translation MMLASAVRNLSRRSFSTSKAVSAQQLTVRDALNAALDEEMERDEKVFLLGEEVAQYDGAYKVSRGLWKKYGDKRVIDTPITEMGFAGIAVGAAMAGLRPVCEFMTFNFSMQAIDQVINSAAKTFYMSAGTVNVPIVFRGPNGAAAGVAAQHSQCFGAWYSHCPGLKVVSPYDSEDAKGLLKAAIRDPDPVVVLENEMVYGVSYPVSDQVLDKNFVLPIGKAKIMRPGKHITIVSHSKSVETALQAANELAGKGIEAEVINLRSLRPLDSETIFKSVQKTHHLVTVEQGWPQSGIGSEICARIMEHETFFHLDAPIWRVTGVDVPMPYAKTLEAAALPQVPDVVTAVNKVLGVK, via the exons ATGATGCTTGCTTCCGCCGTACGTAATTTGTCCCGTCGGTCGTTCTCGACCTCTAAAGCGGTCTCAGCCCAACAATTGACCGTCCGCGATGCCCTTAACGCAGCGCTTGATGAAGAAATGGAACGGGACGAGAAGGTGTTCCTGCTCGGTGAAGAAGTGGCCCAGTATGATGGTGCGTACAAG GTTTCCCGAGGACTGTGGAAGAAATACGGAGATAAGCGAGTAATCGATACTCCCATTACGGAAATGGGTTTCGCCGGTATTGCAGTTGGTGCGGCAATGGCTGGACTGCGTCCGGTTTGCGAATTCATGACATTCAACTTTTCGATGCAGGCCATCGATCAG GTTATCAATTCCGCCGCTAAAACGTTCTACATGTCTGCCGGTACAGTCAACGTTCCGATTGTGTTTCGTGGTCCAAATGGAGCTGCAGCAGGTGTTGCGGCACAGCATTCGCAATGCTTTGGCGCCTGGTATTCGCATTGTCCCGGTTTGAAAGTGGTATCACCATATGACAGCGAAGATGCAAAAG GACTGTTGAAGGCTGCCATTCGCGATCCAGATCCAGTAGTAGTGTTGGAAAACGAAATGGTATATGGAGTAAGTTACCCCGTGTCCGATCAAGTTTTAGACAAGAACTTTGTGCTACCTATTGGCAAGGCAAAGATAATGCGGCCTGGTAAGCACATCACTATAGTTTCACACTCCAAATCTGTTGAGACCGCACTCCAAGCGGCCAACGAACTGGCGGGTAAAGGAATCGAAGCAGAAGTCATCAACTTACGATCACTTCGTCCTTTGGACTCGGAAACTATTTTCAAGTCCGTACAAAAGACTCACCATCTCGTGACGGTAGAGCAGGGATGGCCTCAAAGCG GCATTGGCTCAGAAATCTGTGCGCGCATCATGGAACACGAGACATTCTTCCATCTGGATGCACCGATTTGGCGTGTCACCG GTGTCGATGTTCCAATGCCCTACGCTAAGACATTAGAAGCAGCTGCGCTTCCACAAGTACCTGATGTTGTCACTGCCGTTAATAAGGTGCTAGGTGTGAAGTAA
- the LOC125772341 gene encoding valine--tRNA ligase, with translation MTNPDGAQDNGATAAPVKTEKQLKKEAEKAAKLAKLQEKLNKKQQQEQQAASKPKTEKKVKESKEAAVYTGTTKDGEKKDLSGPFPDSYSPQYVEAAWYSWWEKEGFFKPEYGRKLNNPKGQFVMVIPPPNVTGSLHLGHALTNAIEDAITRWHRMKGRTTLWVPGCDHAGIATQVVVEKKLFREHNQTRHDLGREKFIDKIWQWRNEKGDRIYHQLKKLGSSFDWDRACFTMDPKLCKAVTEAFVRMHEMGMVYRSSRLVNWSCTLRSAISDIEVDKIEVTGRTQLSIPGYIEKVEFGVLVSFAYKVIGSDSDEIVVATTRVETMLGDSAVAVHPKDARYQHLHGKFVQHPFCDRKLPIVCDEFVEMAFGTGAVKITPAHDPNDYDVGKRHNLPFITIFSDDGIIVGDYGTFTGMKRFDARKAILNALQEKGLYRDTKDNPMVVPVCSRSKDIVEPLIKPQWYVKCSEMAAKATDAVRSGELTITPDVHKKIWYHWMDEIRDWCVSRQLWWGHRIPAYQVVFKDPAKAPKNLSDENLWYVGRTETEALAKAAAALHVDKSLISLKQDEDVLDTWFSSGLFPFSVFGWPDNTDDLKLFYPTTLLETGHDILFFWVARMVFFGQTLLGKLPFKEVFLHPMVRDAHGRKMSKSLGNVIDPMDVITGISLEGLHKQLYDSNLDPKEIEKAKEGQKQDYPNGIPECGTDALRFALCAYMTQARDINLDIQRVQGYRFFCNKLWNATKFALMYFPGTEKYDIITSLDGSESNIDRWILSRLAGCIEISNRGFEKYEFAQATNACYNFWLYDLCDVYLECLKSVFQMNDEPAKAAARRTLYTCLNLGLKLLSPFMPFITEELYQRLPRGDIATVASICVASYPEQSTSPWKDESIEKGFEFVQKTARDIRSARSDYNIPNKIKTDAYFICSDEGVRSALERFTLELETMAFSQVNFGTVPPAGCAILTISGQCVVHLMLKGLIEVDKEIEKMTKKQETLLQSIAKLQQAMGVPNYASKVPEDVRKANVEKLDQSKVEIERLSSAIDTLKLM, from the exons ATGACGAATCCggatggtgctcaagataacGGTGCTACTGCAGCACCGGTGAAAACcgaaaaacagttaaaaaaagaagcagaaaaagcGGCCAAGTTGGCAAAATTGCAAGAgaagttgaacaaaaaacagcaGCAAGAGCAGCAAGCAGCTTCGAAGCCCAAAACTGAG AAAAAAGTGAAGGAGAGCAAAGAAGCGGCAGTTTACACTGGCACTACAAAGGACGGGGAAAAGAAAGATTTATCCGGTCCATTCCCCGATTCCTATAGCCCGCAGTATGTGGAAGCAGCATGGTATAGCTGGTGGGAgaaggaaggtttttttaaGCCTGAGTATGGG CGCAAGTTAAACAACCCGAAGGGACAGTTTGTGATGGTGATACCCCCTCCCAACGTTACTGGCTCTTTACATCTTGGCCACGCATTGACGAATGCCATTGAGGATGCTATCACTCGTTGGCATCGAATGAAAGGCCGTACGACACTGTGGGTGCCGGGATGCGATCACGCCGGTATAGCAACGCAGGTCGTTGTTGAGAAAAAACTGTTTCGAGAGCACAATCAAACGAGACATGATTTGGGGCGTGAAAAGTTCATCGACAAGATATGGCAATGGCGCAATGAAAAGGGCGATCGCATCTATCATCAGCTGAAAAAACTGGGCTCTTCGTTCGATTGGGACCGGGCATGCTTTACAATGGACCCGAAACTATGCAAAGCCGTCACGGAAGCGTTTGTTAGAATGCATGAGATGGGTATGGTTTACCGTAGCAGTCGTTTGGTGAACTGGTCTTGCACGTTACGCTCTGCCATATCCGACATCGAAGTGGACAAGATAGAAGTGACCGGACGCACGCAACTATCTATCCCCGGCTATATCGAAAAGGTCGAATTTGGAGTGCTTGTGTCCTTTGCCTACAAAGTCATTGGTAGCGATAGTGATGAGATTGTGGTAGCAACAACACGTGTTGAAACAATGCTGGGCGATTCAGCCGTAGCAGTGCACCCGAAGGATGCACGCTATCAACATCTGCACGGAAAATTCGTCCAGCATCCATTCTGCGACCGTAAGTTACCCATCGTGTGTGACGAGTTTGTGGAAATGGCATTCGGAACGGGTGCCGTCAAAATAACACCAGCGCACGATCCAAACGATTACGACGTTGGCAAACGGCACAATCTTCcgtttattacaattttctcCGACGATGGTATCATTGTGGGCGATTATGGAACCTTCACTGGCATGAAGCGATTCGATGCTCGTAAAGCTATACTGAATGCATTGCAAGAGAAGGGACTATACCGGGACACGAAGGACAATCCAATGGTGGTGCCTGTTTGTTCTCGGTCGAAGGACATTGTGGAACCGTTAATCAAACCGCAATGGTACGTCAAGTGCAGCGAGATGGCAGCTAAGGCGACTGATGCCGTGCGCTCAGGGGAGCTTACAATCACACCGGACGTGCACAAGAAAATCTGGTACCACTGGATGGATGAAATACGTGATTGGTGTGTATCACGTCAACTTTGGTGGGGTCATCGAATTCCGGCATATCAAGTAGTGTTCAAGGATCCTGCTAAAGCACCGAAAAATTTAAGCGACGAAAATCTGTGGTACGTTGGTCGCACGGAAACAGAAGCACTTGCCAAGGCTGCGGCCGCACTGCACGTGGACAAATCGCTCATTAGTTTGAAGCAAGATGAAGACGTGCTTGATACGTGGTTCAGTTCCGGTTTGTTCCCCTTTTCCGTGTTCGGCTGGCCTGACAATACGGACGATCTTAAGCTGTTCTATCCTACCACACTACTGGAGACGGGACATGATATTCTCTTCTTCTGGGTTGCCCGCATGGTGTTCTTCGGCCAAACGTTACTAGGAAAACTTCCCTTTAAGGAGGTGTTCTTACATCCGATGGTGCGGGATGCACACGGTCGCAAGATGTCCAAATCGCTGGGTAATGTAATCGATCCTATGGACGTGATAACAGGTATATCGCTCGAAGGGTTGCACAAACAACTGTACGATTCAAATTTGGATCCAAAGGAAATTGAAAAGGCTAAAGAAGGTCAGAAGCAAGATTACCCGAATGGCATTCCGGAATGTGGTACTGATGCATTACGATTTGCACTGTGTGCGTATATGACACAAGCGAGAGATATCAATCTGGATATTCAGCGCGTCCAAGGCTATCGTTTCTTCTGCAACAAGCTCTGGAACGCCACTAAGTTTGCTTTGATGTATTTCCCAGGCACTGAGAAGTATGACATCATTACATCACTG gatGGTTCAGAAAGCAATATTGATCGATGGATTCTCTCACGGCTTGCCGGGTGCATTGAGATTTCGAATCGCGGTTTCGAAAAATATGAATTTGCGCAGGCAACGAATGCATGCTATAACTTCTGGCTCTACGATCTGTGCGACGTGTATCTGGAGTGCTTGAAATCCGTCTTTCAGATGAATGATGAACCTGCTAAAGCAGCAGCACGCCGAACGCTATACACGTGCCTCAATTTGGGTCTGAAATTACTATCCCCCTTCATGCCGTTCATTACTGAGGAACTGTATCAACGACTGCCAAGAGGAGACATTGCCACGGTGGCTAGTATCTGTGTCGCATCCTATCCCGAGCAATCTACTAGCCCATGGAAGGATGAATCAATCGAGAAGGGATTCGAATTCGTACAAAAAACGGCCCGAGACATTCGTTCGGCCCGTAGCGACTACAATATCCCGAACAAGATCAAAACCGATGCGTATTTTATATGTAGTGACGAAGGTGTGCGCAGTGCTCTAGAACGCTTCACTCTAGAACTGGAAACAATGGCATTTTCCCAGGTCAACTTTGGCACGGTGCCACCTGCTGGTTGTGCTATCCTTACCATTTCCGGACAGTGTGTGGTACACCTCATGTTGAAGGGTTTGATCGAGGTGGACAaagaaattgagaaaatgacgaaaaaacaagaaactcTGTTGCAATCCATTGCAAAGCTGCAACAAGCAATGGGCGTTCCGAACTACGCCAGCAAAGTGCCCGAAGATGTTCGAAAAGCAAACGTGGAAAAGTTGGACCAATCGAAGGTGGAAATAGAACGATTGTCTTCCGCCATCGATACACTGAAGTTAATGTAA